The following is a genomic window from Fervidobacterium sp..
CGAAATTCTCGAACAAAAAACAGGAAAAAATGGAATTGAGATCTTTAAGCAAGCTATTGAAAACGTGAAGCCAGTTGTCGAGGTAAGACCAAGAAGAATAGGTGGTGCTACATATCAAGTTCCAGTTGAGGTGCAAGAACCAAGAAAAACAACTCTGGCAATCAGATGGATAGTTGATATTGCAAGGTCTAAAAAAGGCAAACCAATGAAAGAAAAACTTGCTGAAGAACTTCTAAACGCTTACAATAACACCGGTGCCGCAATTAAGAAGAGAGAAGATGTACACAAGATGGCTGAAGCTAACAGAGCCTTTGCACACTTCAGATGGTAATTTATCAAGTGGATGAAACTACTGTCGTTATTGTTTATATTTATTGTACTTCGAGGAGGAAAGTATGGAAGAGATAAAAGCTCTTTACGTCGACTTGAATAAGTTAAGGAATATAGGAATAATGGCTCATATTGATGCTGGTAAGACTACTACTACCGAGCGTATATTATTTTTCACCGGTAGAAAACATCAGATCGGTAGTGTTGATGATGGTACAGCAACGATGGATTGGATGATTCAAGAAAAGGAAAGAGGAATCACCATCACGTCTGCTGCAACTACATGTTTTTGGAAGGAACACCGAATCAACATAATTGATACACCGGGTCACGTTGATTTTACAATCGAAGTTGAGCGGTCTTTGAGAGTGCTTGATGGAGCTATTGCAATCTTTGATGCTACAGCAGGTGTTGAACCTCAGTCAGAAACTGTTTGGAGACAGGCTGATAAGTACAAGGTTCCAAGGCTTGCATTTATGAACAAGATGGATAAAACAGGTGCAGATTTTGAAATGGCAGTCCAAAGTATGGTTGAAAGATTGGGTGCTCACCCAATCCCCGTGCAAATTCCTATAGGCGCAGAAAGTGACTTCAAAGGTGTAATTGATTTGATTCAAATGAAAGCTATAAGATGGCTCAATCCGGAAGGTACAGAGATGGTTTACGAAGATATTCCTGTTGAATGGCTTGATAAAGCTGAAGAAGCAAGGGAAGATATGATTGAAAAAATAGCCGAAGTTGATGACGAGATAATGGAATTGTACCTTGAAGGGCAAGAGCCAACTGAAGAACAAATTCATGCAGCACTCAGAAGAATCACTATAGCAGGTTTAGGTACACCGGTTTTCTGTGGTTCAGCCAAGATGAACGTTGGCATTCAGCCATTGCTTGATGGTGTGGTTAGGTACTTACCATCACCACTTGATTTACCACCGGTTCGGGGTTTTGACAAGAACGGAAATGAAATACAAGTTGTTCCAACGGAAAATGGTCCATTCGTAGCTTATGCATTTAAAATTCAAACTGATCCATATGTTGGCAAACTTACTTTCTTAAGAGTTTACAGTGGACGACTAGAGAAAGGTAGCTATGTTATCAATACTACCAAAGGTATAAAGGAAAGGGTTTCAAGACTTATATTTTTACATGCTGATAAGAGAGAGGATGTAGATTATATAAGAGCCGGAGATATAGTTGGAGTTATTGGTATGAAAAGCACCATAACAGGCGATACTATTTGTGAAGAAGGAACTAATGTTATTCTTGAAAAAATGGAATTCCCCGAACCCGTTATTTCTATCGCTATCGAACCAGCAACAAAAGATGATGAAACAAAACTTTCGAAGGCGTTGCAGGCATTGCTCGATGAAGATCCATCACTCAGAGCGTATGTTGACCAAGAAACAGGTGAGACTATACTTTCGGGAATGGGAGAACTACACCTTGAAATCATTGTTGATAGGTTGAAAAGAGAGTTCAATGTCAATGTAAGGGTTGGTAAACCGCAAGTTGCTTATAGAGAGACAATGACCAAAGAAGTTAAAACCGAAGGTAAATATATCAGGCAAAGTGGTGGTAGAGGACAATACGGGCATGTTATTGTCCAGTTTGAGCCTTTAAGCTTAGATAAGACCTTCGAATTTGTTGATAAGACTGTTGGCGGTGTGATACCGAAACAGTACATACCCGCTATCGAAGAAGGAATAAGAGAAGCAATGCAAGTTGGTGTTCTAGCAGGCTATCCTGTCGTTGGTGTTAAGGCAACTTTGCTTGATGGTTCTTACCACGAAGTGGACTCATCAGAAATGGCATTTAAGATAGCTGCAAGCTTGGCATTTAAGGAAGCTATGGAAAAGGGTAATCCTGTGCTTCTTGAACCTATCATGCGTGTAGAAGTTACAACACCAGAAGAGTATATGGGTAACATTATAGCAGACTTGAATTCCAGAAGAGCACATATTGAAGCACTTGAAAACAGAGCACATCTAAGGGTAATAAAAGCACTTGTTCCGCTTAGTGAAATGTTTGGTTATGCTACAACACTTAGGTCGCTTTCACAAGGTAGAGCAAACTACGTGATGACATTGTCACATTACGATAGAGTACCTGAAAAGGTAGCAGAAAAGATTTTGAAAAATGCTTAGTTCAATTTATATCTACCTGACAAGCACTAAAAATCTAAATCTCCACCACAGGTGAAGAAGGAGGGTCAAAGGTATGGCAAAAGAAAAGTTTATAAGAACAAAACCTCACATGAACGTTGGTACGATTGGACATATTGACCATGGAAAAACAACACTTACCGCAGCTATAACAAAGTATTGTTCACTCTTAGGATTGGCAGATTATACACCATATGAAATGATCGATAAGGCACCAGAGGAAAGGGCAAGGGGTATTACCATCAACATTACACACGTTGAATACCAAACAGAAAAAAGACACTATGCACACATTGACTGTCCAGGACACGCAGACTACATTAAAAACATGATTACCGGTGCAGCACAGATGGATGGTGCTATTCTTGTTGTTGCAGCAACTGATGGTCCTATGCCGCAAACAAGAGAACACGTCCTTCTTGCAAGGCAAGTTAATGTTCCAGCAATGATTGTTTACATCAACAAAGTAGACATGGTTGATGATCCCGAGCTTGTTGATCTTGTTGAAATGGAAGTTAGAGATCTCCTTAGCAAGTATGAATTCCCTGGTGATGAAGTGCCAGTAATCAGAGGTTCTGCACTTAAAGCTGTTGAAGCACCAAATGATCCAAATCATCCAGATCTTAAATCAATCAAAGAACTTCTTGACGCAATGGATAACTACTTCCCAGAACCAGTTCGTGAAGTGGATAAACCATTCCTTATGCCTGTTGAAGATGTTTTCTCTATCACAGGTAGAGGTACAGTTGTTACAGGAAGAATCGAACGTGGTGTAATTAAACCAGGTGTTGAAGCAGAGATCATTGGTATGAGCTATGAAACAAGAAAGACAGTTATCACAAGCGTTGAAATGTTCAGAAAAGAACTTGATGAAGCAATGGCTGGAGATAACGTTGGATGTCTGCTCAGAGGTATTGATAAAGATGAAGTAGAAAGAGGACAAGTCCTTGCAAAACCAGGTTCCATCACTCCTCACAAGAAATTCAAAGCAAACATCTACGTTTTGAAGAAAGAAGAAGGTGGACGCCACACACCATTTACAAAAGGTTACAAGCCACAATTTTACATAAGAACAGCTGACGTTACGGGAGAAATAGTTGATCTCCCAGCAGGTGCAGAAATGGTTATGCCTGGTGATAATCTCGAAATGACAATCGAACTCATTTATCCAGTTGCTATTGAAAAAGGTATGAGATTTGCAGTTCGTGAAGGTGGAAGAACAGTCGGAGCAGGTGTTGTTTCAGAAATTATTGAATAACATTTTGCAAAAAACGTATCTAAAATTTCCAAGACTTGATTAAGCTAAACCTTGTATGCGTAATCGGGGGGATTCCCCCCCTTTTCTAAGAAGGAGGGTAAGACATGCCAGGGCAAAAAATTAGAATCAGGTTGAGAGCATATGATCATAGATTGCTCGATGAATCGGCTAAGAAGATAGTTGAAGTGGCAAAGCAAACAAATGCAAAAGTTTCAGGACCGATCCCACTTCCAACGGAAAGAACACTTTATGTTGTGCTGAGATCGCCACTAAAACACAAAGATTCGCGTGAACAATTCGAAAAGAAAGTACACAAGAGACTTATAGACATAATAGAACCGAACTCAAAGACGATTGACGCACTGATGAAGATTAATCTTCCAGCAGGTGTCGATGTTGAAATCAATCTGTGAGTCCTCGGAGGTGTTTGGGATGAAATTTATTATTGCAAGAAAGGTTGGAATGACCAGATTATGGAAAGATGATAAGGTTGTTCCTGTTACAGTCCTTAAAGCAGGACCATGTATCGTTGTCCATAAAAAGACATTAGAAAAAGATGGTTACAACGCTGTGCAACTCGGGTTTGAAGAAGTTAGTGAGAAGAAATTAACCAAGCCAATGCTTGGTGTATTTAAAAAGGCAAATGTTAAGCCAATGAGAGTGCTTAAAGAGTTTAGAGTTGATAACGTAGATCAATATTCTGTTGGTCAGGAAATAACAGTTGCAATTTTCCAAGAAGGAGATAAGATAGATATTACTGGCTGGTCAAAAGGTAGAGGTTTTTCGGGCGCAATGAAAAGGTGGAATTTTCAAGGTGGTCCAAGAGCACACGGCGCAAAGTTCCACAGAGAACTTGGTTCTGTTGGTCAGCACACAGAACCAGCAAGAATTTTCAAAGGTAAAAGAATGCCTGGAAGATATGGCAATGAAAGAGTAACAATACTTAATTCTGAAGTTGTTAAGATCGACGTTGAGAATAATCTATTAGCGGTTAAAGGTGGAGTGCCAGGAGCGAGGGGCAGCCTTGTTTTGATAAGAAGTGCTGTTAAAGTTTAATTTTTACAGCACTTGACAAGGACGTGCTCCGAAAATGGAGTAAAGGAGGACAAAGAGTATGGCACAAACAACACTTTATAATATCAAGGGTGAAAAGATAGGAACCGTTGAACTCAGCGATGAGATTTTTAATATTGAGCCAAATCTTGATGTGATGTGGCGCTATATTGACATGCAACTTACAAATGCAAGAGCAGGTACCGCTTCTACTAAGACAAGAGGAGAAGTATCAGGTGGCGGAAGAAAGCCTTGGCCACAAAAGCATACAGGTAGGGCAAGAGCTGGTTCTATAAGAGCAATTAACTGGAGACACGGTGGAGTTGCGCACGGTCCCAAGCCAAGAAATTATTTGAAAAGATTAAACAAAAAAATGAAAAAACTTGCGCTCAAATCAGCTTTGTCTGCTCGTTTTAAGGAAGGTAATCTTATTGTTGTAAGCGACATACGATTTGAAAAAGCACAAACAAAACAAATGCGTGAAGTACTTAAAAATCTCAGAATCGTTGACGAGAAAGTCTTGTTCGTTCTTCCGAGAAAGGAAAATGTATACGAAAATGTGAAATTATCGGGAAGAAATATTCCTGGTGTGAAGGTTATAATTGCTGATAATCCAAATAACGGCAATCCTGTTAATATCGACGGTTTAAATGTTTACGACATAATAAACGCTACAAAGGTTGTCCTTACAGAGGGCACCGTTCGTAAAATTGAGGAGGTGCTCAGCAAATGAGAAAAGAATACTCCGATATCATTATTAGACCTGTTATAAGTGAAAAGTCAATGTCTTTACGTGCAAATCGTGAATATGTTTTTGAAGTTGACAAAAACGCGAACAAATCGGAAATAAAAGAAGCAGTTGAAAAGCTTTTTAACGTCAAAGTGGAAAGAGTAAACACAATGATTGTAAAGCCAAAACCCAAAAGAGACCTCAGAAGGGGTTATATGGCGAGGGAAGGATACACAAAAGAATGGAAAAAAGCCATAGTCAAGTTAGCAGAAGGCTATGTGATTAAAGAACTCCAAGCATGAGGGGTGAAGAACAATGGGTCTTAAAAGATTCAAGCCAACAACTCCAGGTAGAAGATTCATGGTTATTCCTGACTTTTCGGAAATTACCAAAACAGAGCCCGAAAAGTCACTTGTTGTGCCTCTTAAGAAAACGGGTGGTAGAAACCACCACGGAAGAATAACGGTAAGATTCAGAGGTGGCGGACATAAGAGATTATACAGAATTATAGATTTTAGAAGATGGGAAAAAGAAAACATTCCAGCAAAAGTTGCTTCAATAGAATATGATCCAAATAGAACAGCAAGAATAGCATTACTTGTTTATGCTGATGGCGAGAAGAGATATATCCTTGCACCCAATGGTTTAAATGTTGGAGATACAGTTATGTCTGGACCAGAGGCAGAAATTAAACCCGGTAATGCATTGCCTTTAGAAAATATTCCAGTAGGTACAATATTACACAACGTTGAGTTCTTACCGCGTGGCGGTGCAAAAATAGCAAGAAGTGCTGGAATGTCTTGTCAACTTATGGCAAAAGAAGGCGAATATGCACTCTTGAAAATGCCATCAGGTGAACTTAGAAAGGTTCACGTAAAGTGTTATGCAACGGTTGGTATAGTAGGTAACGAAGATCACAAAAACGAAATTTCTGGTAAAGCTGGTAGAGAAAGATGGAAAGGTAGAAAACCACATGTACGTGGTGTCGTAATGAACCCAGTAGATCACCCACACGGTGGTGGAGAAGGTAGAGGTAAAGGACATCACCCACAAAGCCCATGGGGTGTACCAGCTAAAGGTTATAAAACAAGAAGGGGTAAGAGAGCAAGCGATAAATTCATAGTTAGAAGAAGAAACGGTTAATCAGGAGGTGTAATAAATGGGTCGTTCAAGTAAAAAAGGACCATTCGTGGATCCCAAACTTCTGAAAAAAATCAGACTATTAAACGAAACGGGTGAAAAGAAGATCATAAAAACATGGAGTAGAGCAAGCACAATCGTTCCAGAGATGGTCGGACACACAATAGCAGTGTACAATGGTATGAAACATATACCAGTTTATATAACAGAGAATATGGTAGGACATAAACTTGGTGAATTTTCTTTCACAAGAAGATTTGGTGGACATACGAACAAATCAGCCAAAAAAGGTGAGGTCAAGAAATAAGGAGGGAATTGATAATGCAAACCATCATTAAAAGAGAGGGACTCAAAAGGTCCAAGTTTCATGCGAAAAGAAAAGAAACTCTTGCAACGTTACCAAAATATGAAGCACGAGCTGTTGCAAGATTTGTTCGCATATCTCCAAGAAAAGCGAGAGCTGTAATCAATTCTATCAGGGGTAAAAATGTTTCAGAAGCTTTTAATCTTCTTGAATTTTCGCCTAAGAAGGCTGCACGAATCGTTTATAATGTGTTAAAATCTGCTGTGGCAAATGCAACGAACAATTTTGGACTGTCTGAAGATAATCTCTATGTTTCAGCTTGTTATGTAAACGATGGTCCTAGAATGAAAAGGGTATGGCCACGTGGTAGAGGAAGGGCGGATATTATTCAAAAGAGAATGTCCCATATAACAATTATTGTCAGGGACAGAGAAAAAGAAAATAGCGCAAAACAATAAAATATACGTTGCGAGGTGATATTGGTGGGTCAAAAAGTACATCCAAGAGGTTTCAGACTCGGTTTAACGTCAGAATGGGATGCACAGTGGTTCAACGAAAAGAAATATAGTGAATATCTCCTTGAAGATGAAGCAATAAGAAATTTCCTGAGGAAAAATTACAACCAAGCTGGTATATCAAGAGTTTTCATTCAGAGACCAGATGCCGAAAGAGTGTTGATTTCAATTTATGCGGCAAGACCAGGAATATTGATAGGTAAAAAAGGTTCTGGAATAACAGAACTTAGGCAAGCGCTTGAAAGTAACTTCAACAGAAAATTTGGTGTTGATATAATTGAAGTCAAAACGCCTGAAACAGAGGCAATACTGGTAGCAGAATCCATTGCGCAAAAAATAGAAAAACGTGCTTCTTATAAAATAGTCATGAAAAGAGCAATAACTGCAGCACTTAGAAGGGGAGCAAAAGGAATAAAAATAATGGTTTCCGGAAGATTGGCAGGTGCAGAAATTGCAAGAACAGAATGGTATTTGAAAGGTAGACTACCACTTCAAACGTTAAGATCTGTAATAGACTACTCAACAGCTAGAGCCGAAACGAAATATGGAACCATAGGGATAAAGGTATGGATATACAAAGGTGATCAGCAAATTTGAAATTAACAAAACATATGCTTCAAACCTTAGAATTTGAAGACTTTACTTGAATCGTTCAACGAATAGGACGAGGGAGGTTAAATAACTATGCTAATGCCAAAAAGAGTTAAATACAGAAAACAACAACGAGGTAGAACTAAAGGAGAAACAAAAGGTGGAGCTCTTGTAATGTTTGGTGAATATGGTCTTAAAGCACTCGAACCGGCTTGGATAACATCACAACAAATAGAAGCTTGCAGACTTGCAATTACAAGAACTCTAAAGAAGGAAGGAAAACTTTGGATTAAGATATTCCCGGACAAGTCTTATACCAAGCATCCGCCTGAAACAAAACTTGGTAAAGGTAAAGGTAACGTTGAAGGTTGGGTTGCCGTTGTAAAACCAGGAAAGGTGATGTTTGAAATCGGTGGTGTTGAAGAAGAACTTGCCATAAAAGCCCTTGAATATGCAGCAACAAAATTGCCAATCAAAACAAAAATTGTGACAAGACATCACATAGGTGGTGAAGCAGTATGACACCAGTGGAAATAAGAAACATGAATAATGAGGAATTAGTAAAACTTTTAGAAGAAAAGAAAAGAACATTAATGAACTTGAGATTCCAAAATGCTTTAGGAGAATTGAAAGACTTTAGTCTCATCCAGAAAACTAAAAGGGACATAGCAAGAATCAAAACTATATTACGTGAACGTGAACTTGGTATAAGGAGGTAATACAAATGCCTAAGAAAAGATTTATTGGTGTTGTTGTAAGTGACAAGATGGATAAAACCGTAACAGTCAAAGTTGAAAGACTTGTGAAACACCCAAAGTTTGGAAAGTATATTAAGAAATCAAAGAAATTTTATGCTCATGATGAGAATAACGCATGCAAAATTGGAGATGTTGTAGAAATAGAAGAATCAAGACCTTTAAGCAAACTGAAAAGATGGGTAGTTGTTCAAATACTCGAGCGTTCTAAACTTGGTCTACAAACGCCTGAGACTGAGGAATTATTCGAGAACGAAGGGGGTAGTGTACAATGATTCAAAATGAAAGCTACCTCGTAGCAGCTGATAATTCTGGGGCAAAGGTTCTTAGAGTAATTAGAGTACTAGGTGGATCACATAAACAATTCGGTACAATAGGTGATATAGTTGTTTGCAGTGTCAGGGAAGCGGTACCTAATACTGATATTAAGAAAGGTGACGTTGTAAAAGCGGTTGTAGTAAGAACCAGAAAAGAGATAAGAAGACCTGATGGAAGTTATATAAGATTTGATGACAACGCGGCAGTTGTACTCGATAAATTTAATCAACCAAAAGGTACGCGTGTCTTCGGACCTGTTGCAAGAGAACTGAGAGAAAAAGGATTTATGAAAATAGTATCTCTCGCACCAGAAGTATGGTAAGGGGTGGTAATCGATGGCACAGAAAATCAAAAAGGGTGACACGGTACAAGTTATTTCCGGTAGTGATAAAGGAAAAAGAGGCGAAGTTATTCAAGTAATGCCAAAAGATGAAAAGATAATTGTCAGAGGTGTGAATGTTGTAAAGAAACACCAAAGACCAACTGGACAACTTAGACAGGGCGGAATAATAGAAAAGGAAGCACCGTTGTACTGGTCAAAAGTTATGTTAGTATGCCCAAGTTGTGATAAAGCCACAAGAGTTGGATTTAAGATTCTTGAAGATGGCAAAAAAGTGAGATTTTGCAAAAAATGCGGCGAAATAATAGATAAGAAGTAAGGAGGAATAAAAAATGGCCTACGAATTTGTTCCATTAAAAGAAAAGTATCAGAAAGAAGTGGTGCCAGCTTTAATGAAAGAGTTTGGATATAAAAACATCCACGAAGTTCCAAGGTTGGTGAAGGTAGTTATAAATATGGGCGTTGGTGAAGGTGCACGAAATAAAGATATCATAGAATCACATGCACGCGAACTTACGATGATAGCAGGTCAAAAAGCACTCATCACAAAAGCGAAGAAGAGTATTTCAAATTTCAAAATAAGAAAAGGTATGACCATAGGTGTAAAGGTAACGTTAAGAGGACCAAGAATGTACAATTTTGTGTACAAGCTCGTCAATCTTGTACTTCCAAAGGTTAGAGACTTCAGGGGATTAAATCCAAACTCATTTGATGGAAAAGGTAACTACAGCTTTGGTTTAACAGAACAACTTGTTTTTCCAGAGATATCACCAGATCAAATCAAGCGAATCCAAGGAATGGACATTGTTGTAGTAACAACAGCAAAAAAGGATGAAGAGGCCAAGAGATTACTTGAGTTACTTGGATTTCCATTCAAAAAGCAATAATTGAGGAGGGAATTTTTAATGGCAAAAAAATCAATGGTAGAAAAATGGAAAAAACCTAAGAAGTTCAAGACAAGAGAATATACAAGATGTAATATCTGTGGTAGACCACACTCAGTCTATAGAGAATTCGGAATTTGCAGAGTTTGTTTCAGAAGAATGGCTAACGAGGGAAAACTCCCGGGCGTTAGGAAAGCAAGTTGGTAATTATGGAGGTGTTAACCGTGTGGAGCGATCCAATAGCTGACATGCTTACTAGAATAAGAAATGCGAACCTTGTTTTTAAAGATCAAGTAGATATACCGGCTTCAAACTTAAAAAGAGCAATAGCAGACATTCTTGTTAGAGAAGGTTTCATAAAAGGATACACATACATTGAAGACGGAAAACAAGGAGTTCTTAGACTTCAAATGAAATACAAAGGTACAAGGAAAAATAAAGAAAGAGTAATTCACGGAATTGTACGCGTTTCGAAACCAGGTAGAAGAATTTATGTTGGTAAGAACAATATACCAAGAGTCAAGAATGGACTTGGAATTGCAATAATATCTACATCAAAGGGCGTACTCACCGACAAAGAAGCTGTAGAGTATGGAGTCGGTGGAGAAGTTATTGCCTACATCTGGTAAGGAGGTGTACCTCATGTCTCGTATAGCAAAGAAACCTGTTGTTTTACCGTCAAATGTCCAAGTTACACTCACCGACTCTCAAATTAAAGTTAAAGGTCCCAAAGGCGAGCTCAAATTAAATTCGCATCCATATGTCAATATAAAGGTTGAAGGTAACGAAGTATGGTTTACACCAAATCTTGAAGCAGCAAAGAGAAAAGCAGATGAAAGAAAATTTAAAGCAATGGTTGGTACTTATTGGCGACTTGTTAGAAATATGGTTATCGGTGTCACAGAAGGTTTCAAGAAAGAGCTTGAAATTGTTGGCGTCGGTTACAGGGCACAGTTGCAGGGTAACAAACTCTTAATGAACCTTGGATATGCTCACCAAGTTGAGTTTGAAATACCCTCCGATGTAAAGGTGGAAGTACCTGCACCAAATAAGATAATAGTCAGCGGTATAGACAAGCAAAGAGTAGGACAAGTTGCTGCAGATATACGCAGATGGAGAGAACCAAATCCATACAGTGGCAAAGGTATTAAGTACGTAGACGAAGTAATCAAACTCAAAGAAGGAAAGAAAGCATAAGGGGGTATAAGACGTGATTAAGAGAGAAGATCGCAGGAAATTAAGACTTGTAAGACATAAGAGAATAAGAAAGAAACTGTCAGGTACTCCTGAAAGGCCAAGACTTTCAGTTTTTAGAAGTGAAAAACACATTTATGCGCAAATAATAGATGACACGAAAGGCGTTACTCTTGTTGCAGCTTCTACTGTAGAAAAGGCAGTACGAGAGAAACTTAAGAAAACTTGGAACGTAGTAGCTGCAAAAGAAATAGGGAAATTGATTGCAGAAAGAGCATTAGCAAAAGGTATAAAAGAAGTAGTATTCGATAGAGGTGGATTCAAATACCATGGTAGAGTTAAAGCCCTTGCAGATTCGGCAAGGGAAGCTGGATTGAAATTTTAAGATTTTGTTAGGAGGTGCTCACAGTGTCAGAAATAGCTGAAAAGATAAAACAAGCTGGTGAAACTTTTGAGGAAAGGATAATAGAAATCAGAAGAACTACAAAGGTTACAAAAGGTGGTAAAAATTTATCGTTCAGAGTACTAGCTGTTGTAGGAAATAGGAATGGAAAAGTAGGTATCGGCGTTGGGAAGGCAAGGGAAGTGCCAGATGCAATAAGAAAAGCACTTGTTAGTGCAAGAAGAAATATGATGGAAATACCTGTTGTAAAAGGTACAATACCACATGAAGTAGTTGGAAAACAGGATTCTGCAAGAATTCTTATGAAACCTGCTGCTCCTGGTACTGGTATAATTGCTAATGGTACGGTTCGTGCAATACTTGAACTCGCTGGTGTGCAAAATGTACT
Proteins encoded in this region:
- the rpsQ gene encoding 30S ribosomal protein S17, coding for MPKKRFIGVVVSDKMDKTVTVKVERLVKHPKFGKYIKKSKKFYAHDENNACKIGDVVEIEESRPLSKLKRWVVVQILERSKLGLQTPETEELFENEGGSVQ
- the rplN gene encoding 50S ribosomal protein L14: MIQNESYLVAADNSGAKVLRVIRVLGGSHKQFGTIGDIVVCSVREAVPNTDIKKGDVVKAVVVRTRKEIRRPDGSYIRFDDNAAVVLDKFNQPKGTRVFGPVARELREKGFMKIVSLAPEVW
- the rplX gene encoding 50S ribosomal protein L24, which codes for MAQKIKKGDTVQVISGSDKGKRGEVIQVMPKDEKIIVRGVNVVKKHQRPTGQLRQGGIIEKEAPLYWSKVMLVCPSCDKATRVGFKILEDGKKVRFCKKCGEIIDKK
- the rplE gene encoding 50S ribosomal protein L5; translation: MAYEFVPLKEKYQKEVVPALMKEFGYKNIHEVPRLVKVVINMGVGEGARNKDIIESHARELTMIAGQKALITKAKKSISNFKIRKGMTIGVKVTLRGPRMYNFVYKLVNLVLPKVRDFRGLNPNSFDGKGNYSFGLTEQLVFPEISPDQIKRIQGMDIVVVTTAKKDEEAKRLLELLGFPFKKQ
- a CDS encoding type Z 30S ribosomal protein S14: MAKKSMVEKWKKPKKFKTREYTRCNICGRPHSVYREFGICRVCFRRMANEGKLPGVRKASW
- the rpsH gene encoding 30S ribosomal protein S8, encoding MEVLTVWSDPIADMLTRIRNANLVFKDQVDIPASNLKRAIADILVREGFIKGYTYIEDGKQGVLRLQMKYKGTRKNKERVIHGIVRVSKPGRRIYVGKNNIPRVKNGLGIAIISTSKGVLTDKEAVEYGVGGEVIAYIW
- the rplF gene encoding 50S ribosomal protein L6; translation: MSRIAKKPVVLPSNVQVTLTDSQIKVKGPKGELKLNSHPYVNIKVEGNEVWFTPNLEAAKRKADERKFKAMVGTYWRLVRNMVIGVTEGFKKELEIVGVGYRAQLQGNKLLMNLGYAHQVEFEIPSDVKVEVPAPNKIIVSGIDKQRVGQVAADIRRWREPNPYSGKGIKYVDEVIKLKEGKKA
- the rplR gene encoding 50S ribosomal protein L18, with translation MIKREDRRKLRLVRHKRIRKKLSGTPERPRLSVFRSEKHIYAQIIDDTKGVTLVAASTVEKAVREKLKKTWNVVAAKEIGKLIAERALAKGIKEVVFDRGGFKYHGRVKALADSAREAGLKF
- the rpsE gene encoding 30S ribosomal protein S5 — protein: MSEIAEKIKQAGETFEERIIEIRRTTKVTKGGKNLSFRVLAVVGNRNGKVGIGVGKAREVPDAIRKALVSARRNMMEIPVVKGTIPHEVVGKQDSARILMKPAAPGTGIIANGTVRAILELAGVQNVLTKAMGSTNPVVIAQATVDGIKNLFSIEKIAALRDITPAQVVRGVKKEG